The following DNA comes from Fervidibacillus albus.
TCTTTTTCCAAGATTTATCGATTAACAGCTAACAAATAAAAGCCCCCTTCAAACGTTAAGCCTTCAATCACCATGATTTCACGGCGATTGAAGGCTTATTTTTTGAACCGATGGAACGGATCATGTTTATTTATTCCTATATAATACGACTTGATTTCTTCCCTGTTCCTTCGCTTCGTACAATGCCCGATCCGCTTCCTCTTTCAAATGAAAAATTTGATTCGTCGTCTCTGGAAACGTCGCAATTCTTCCATCGGATAAGACAAATCGATAATTCTCTACCGCTTTTCTAATTTTTTCTCCTATTACTAATGCTTGTTTTGACGAACAATCCGGCACCATTACGGAAAATTCTTCTCCTCCATTTCTCGATACAACTCCTTGATTACTACACTCACTTTGCAAAATTTTTCCCATTTCTTGTAAAACGATATCTCCTTCCCCATGGCCGTATTGGTCGTTAATTTTTTTGAAATGGTCAATATCGATAAACAGTAATGTAAAAGGTTTTTTGTTTGCCACGGATTCGGCTGAATATTGACTCATCATTTCATCAAATTTTCTCACATTGTTCAAACCGGTCAAGAAGTCTTTGGCAGATTCACGTTTATATCTTCGTAACAACTCGTTGGAAGTAATCATATAGTCAGTATATTTATATAAAACATAGCTAATGAGTAAGTTACCAATCCACCATACGGAAATAATTTTCAAAAAATAAACGGGATTCTCGATTAGGAAGAGATACGAAATGCCTATCATTCCATTTGAAAATAGAGCCGTATTCATCCATTTTTTCCATAACGTTTTGGACCGATGAACAATGAGAGGAAATACACCACCGGAGATGACAATGGCAATTAATCCTACAAGAGATGAAGTAGATACACCAACATAAAACAGACGAAATAGTCCTATGAACACACTTGAAATAACCGTAGGAATCATTCCACCGAACAAGGCAGAAAGAATCACCGGCACATGGCGAAAATCAAAAAGGACGTTTGGTGCAATCGTCAAACTGTAAACGACTAACACACTTCCTAACGCCCCATTCATAATTCCGAAAATGATTTTCGACGCAAGCGATGAATGGGGGGAAACCACATTGTCTTTTAAAAAGAATTGATTCTCAATCGCCAAAAAAGCAATGATAATCATTCCGTTTATAAATAAATCCTCAAACATATCGATGCCTACTTTCCTCGAATCAGTCGTATTCGTCCCTTATAAAAGATTGACAAATTCCGTTTCAACCTTTGAATACGATTATACACAATAGATCGAATGCTTGTCGCCGGTAAAAATTCCATAATCACCAACGAAAATGGCAAACCGATTTGTTTCCTAAAATAATATCATTGGAATTGAACGGCAAGATAGATCTTATGAAAAACGATCGCTGAAACCTTTAGAAGAAAATCATTCGTTGAGTACAATACCTTGCGTTTTTTTAACCTTTTCAACGAAATATTTTAATTGAAATAAAATTACCAAAAAACATAAGCATATTTCGTGAAACAATTTTTCTAATATAGTATAATTTTATTTGCAAAGGAATTAAAGCGCTTTAATTTCCCTTGTTTAAAAGTTTGAAAACAACTATAAACGAGGTGGAATTAATGGAAACGAGCGAATTTTACATGCCAAGTATTAATTTGTTTGGTGTGAATAAGGTGGAGGAAGTAGGACCGCGCTTACAGGGACTCGGTTGCAAAAAAGCATTAATTGTCACGGATAAAGGATTGGAACAATTAGGGTACGCTGATCAAATTGCAGAGATTGTTCGGAAAGCGGGAATGGATGCAGCGGTTTATTCCGAGGTTCAACCAAATCCGACCGATAAAAATGTGGAAGATGGAATTAATGTTTTCAAAAACGAAAATTGCGATAGCATTATTTCCCTCGGTGGAGGAAGTTCCCACGATTGTGCGAAAGGAATCGGTCTAGTTGTGGCGAACGGTGGAACAATTCACGATTATGAAGGAGTGGACCGTTCAGAAAAGCCAATGGTTCCGTTAGCCGCCATTAATACGACAGCCGGTACCGCCAGTGAAATGACGAAATTTACGATTATTACCGATACAAAACGAAAAGTAAAGATGGCGATTGTTGATAAACATGTTACACCTACTTTCTCAATTAATGACCCGATGTTAATGATCGGTATGCCACCATCTTTAACCGCCGCAACAGGTTTGGATGCATTGACCCATGCGGTCGAAGCATATGTATCAACGGCAGCTACGCCGATTACCGATGCCTGTGCCATTCAAGCAATGAAAATTATTACGAAATATTTACCTCGTGCCTATGCAAACGGAAAAGATCTTGAAGCACGGGAACAAATGATGTATGCACAATATTTAGCGGGTATGGCATTTAATAACGCTTCCCTCGGATACGTCCATGCAATTGCTCACCAATTCGGTGGTTTTTACAATTACCCACATGGCGTATGTAATGCCATTTTATTACCACATGTTAGTCGCTTTAGGCGAAAATGTAGAAGGATTAAGTGTTCGTATGGCAGCAGAAAAGGCTATTGAAGCAATCGAACGAATGGCAAGGGATATGGACATTCCTAAAGGCTTTAAAGAACTCGGTGCAAAGGAAGAAGATATCCCGGTATTAGCGGAAAATGCAATGAAAGATGCCACAGCAGCAACAAACCCGCGTAAAGCAACCCATGAACAAGTGATGGAAATCATTCGTCATGCGATGTAAAGGTGATGAATAATAGAAAACTTGCCGCTCCCTTATATTGGATGCGGCAAGTGTTTTTAAGAATATAAATTTTACAAATATCATGTATTTCTTGTAACCTCCCTCCCTTATTCCATTTAATAATAAATTGAATAATCCATTTCGATCATCTTATGTTATTGTTGTAATTGAGGGAAACTAAAGATTAAGTTTCAATTGGAGGGCTGTATATGGAGAATCATGAATATGTACAATATTGCCTAACGAAAAAGGGAGCTTATATCGATTATCCATTTGGTCCTAAACCAATGGTCATAAAGGTTATGTCAAAGATGTTTGCACTCATATCTACAGACGAGGAAGTACTTAAAATTTCTTTAAAATGTGATCCTGACATCGCCAATGATCTTCGCAATCAATATGAAAGTGTTGTCCCAGGATACCATCTGAATAAACAGCACTGGAATACGGTGATTATCGACGATTCCATTCCGACAAGCGAAATTCAATGGATGATTGATCTTTCCTACACATTAGTCGTAAAAGGCTTGAAAAAACAAGAAAAAACAGAACTTGAATCTTTGTAAAGAGACAATACGTAAAATGGCTCACAAATTACCGAAATACAAATATTTTTTCAAACGTCATTTAAGATGAAAGGATATATTTACGAAATTCATTCTTCCCGCTTTTGAATAAAAACCAACTCATCATTCATTTGAACAGGAGAAACAATGAGCCCATTTCCTTATTCGGTGAAAAGAACGTTATTGGACAGCACCGGTACACTTTTCCTACCCATGTACAAAGATTCTTCCATTTCAAAAAAAAGAGCCCACAAAAGGAGCCCCTTATCAACTATCAATAATCATTCACTCTTTCGTTTATTCATATATGGAAGTCAACCAATCGACAATTCCAACATTTTCTTGCTCGCGAAGATCCTCCACGACTTTGCGTCCGATAATTTTTCCGTCTTTGATCGCAATGACTTCATCTAAAATAATTTCGATATCTTGAATTTCGTGAGTCGTGATCAGGACGAGTTGCTTGTCAATATCGATAAAGGAGATTAAGCCTTTAACGATCGAATTTCGCACCATCGGATCGAGTCCGGATAACGGTTCATCCATTATAATGATCGGAGCATTTCGAGAAAGGGACAACACAATTTTTAAACGCCCCCGATTTCCTTTGGACAACTCCTTCACTTTGGCTTTCCGGTCAAGTTTCATAAAAGTTAACATTTCATTCGCTTTTTCCAAATCGAAATCTGAAAATTGACTATGATAAAAAGCAATCGTCTGTTCCACATTAAAAAAGGGGTAATATTCGTCCAACTCTGACAAATAGGAAACGATTGAGGACACTCTGCGATCGACCCTTTTTCCATCAACGACCACTTCCCCTTGTGTCGGATAAATAATGCCTGCAATTAATTTCAGCATCGTCGACTTGCCACTTCCGTTTTCACCGACTAGACCATAAATTTTCCCTGGAGTCAATGTTACGCTCACTTCATCTAATGCTTTTTTACTACGATACCGCTTTGTTACTTGTTTAAGTTCAATCATGATTAATTCCCCCTCTCTCTGCTAAATAAGCCTCCAGTCCCGCTTTTATTTCTATATTCGAATATCCCATCTCTCTCATACTATAAACGAAGCGGGATACTTCCTTTTCTTTCATTTCTTCGCGAACGGATTGAAGGATTTCCTCATTTTCGGTCACAAAAGTTCCCTGTCCTCTTTTTGATTCAACAATTTTCGTTCCTTCTAATTCCCGATATGTGCGCTGTACGGTATTCGGATTTACACCAGCAGTAACGGCCATGTCGCGAACAGATGGTAATTTATCACCGGGTTCCAGTTCTCGACGAATGATTTTTTTCTTAATCATTTCAGCCAATTGCAAATAAATCGGTTCCTGTGAATGAAATGTGTAATTCATTGGCTACACCTCAACTTTACGATCCAACATCCAAGCGCTACCGATGAAAAAGAATACGATCAATAACAAAGACTCAACAACGTGCCCAATGTAAAAAGTCATAGGTATTTTCCCAATATTCGCACGAAACCCATCTTTTGAAATTGCGAACTCGAAACCTGTAAAGACATTATTATTGATTTCTCCCCATTGAAATAGAACGGATAAAAGATCAATCATCCAAAATAGAAATAGTACAAACACAACTGTCAATACGAAACTGAAAAAGGAAGAAAGGATTTTTAAAAGCGACATATACACTGTCCAAAGAAACGTAAATGCCCATCCAACTAATACAATGAAAATGAAATAGTAGACAATCGATAGAAAAAGTATCATTTCCCACCAATCATCAAAGTGTATGGAAAAATTCACATTCCCATAAAAGATCCCAATCACAACAACGATTGTTAAAAGGAAAACAAACATGTAAAAAAGACCTGAAACGAATTTGGCAAGCAACAATTTGTATGACGGCAACGGATTGTGAAGCCATAAGTGCATTCGTTTTCGCTCAATATTTAAGCTATAAAGCATGTAATAAGCTAAATAAAAAATGTTTAAAGTTATGGTGGCTACAGCATAGGACAACATGGCTTCCCACTGCATACCAAAAAAAATGATTAAAACACCCAATCCAATATACATTCCCAGTACAAAGACGAGAAACACTGGAAAACCGTGCCTAAATTCTTTTTTTGTTAATTGAATCCAAGGTGCCATTTTACTACCTCCTAACGCAAAATTATTGTACTACTTACATAGTACACTAATACATATATACAGTCAAGTGTATTTACATTGAAAAGCCAACCTTAAACAAAGATTGTATTTTCACAAGAACCTGACAGTATTTTAGAATAATAATTCGCTAGGTTTTCTTTTTACTTTTTACTTATTTTTAAATCCATTTATTTTACAATTTTAGGAATAATTTGTGAACACCCGCCTATTCTTTAAAAGTTATTGTAAAATATAAATATGAAAGCGCTTATATAAAGGCGCAAATCTTAAAGGGGGCTTTTTAAATGAACGTTGATGTTCAAAATGTACAAGCGAGAATGGAATCGAATTATAAGCTGTACATTGACGGTCAATGGGTAGAAGGAACAAGTGGAAAAACTATCACGAGTTACAATCCAGGAAACGGGGAAAAACTTGCTCAGTTTGTCGATGCAAGCAATGAAGACGTGGACCGGGCTGTAGCTGCGGCAACAAAGGCTTTAGAAACATGGAGAAATACGAGTGTTGTAGAACGAAGCACGATCCTTCTAAAAATCGCGGATCTCATCGACGAAAATACGGACTTCTTAGCTTCTGTAGAAACGTTAGATAATGGGAAACCGATCCGGGAAACAAGTAAAATTGATGTACCCCTTGCTGCCGATCATTTCCGCTATTTCGCCGGTGTTATTCGTTCTGAAGAAGGAACAGCAAAACAACTGGATGAACATACATTAACGATTAATTTAAAAGAACCGATTGGCGTTGTCGGGCAAATTATTCCATGGAACTTTCCATTTTTAATGGCGGCTTGGAAATTGGCTCCAGCCCTTGCCGCAGGGGATACGGTTGTCATTAAACCGTCTTCGGAAACATCTCTGAGTTTATTAGAATTTGCGAAACTACTCGATCAAGTATTGCCTCCTGGTGTCGTGAATGTCATCACCGGTCGGGGGCGTGGCTGCGGAGATTATATGTTGCACCATCCGGGATTTAGTAAACTAGCATTTACCGGATCTACGGAAGTCGGATATAACGTAGCAAAGGCAGCTGCCGATCATTTAATTCCAGCAACCCTCGAACTCGGAGGGAAATCTGCAGATATCGTATTTGATGATGCTAATCTTGAAATGGCCGTTGAAGGCGCAACCTTTGGTATTTTATTTAACCAAGGACAAGTTTGCTGTGCCGGATCGCGAATTTTTGTTCAAGAAACGATTTATGAACAATTCATTGCTGCCTTAAAAAAACAATTTGAAGATGTAAAAGTTGGTCTCCCTTGGAAAGAAGAAGTACAAATGGGAGCAATTGTCAGTGAACGACAATTGAAAAAAGTACTCTCATATGTTGACATTGCCAAAGAAGAAGGTGCAGAAATTTTAACGGGTGGTTATCGGTTAACGGAAAACGACCTTGATCAAGGATATTTTATGGCACCAACAATTATTGCAGAGGCTAACAATCACATGCGATGTGCTCGGGAAGAAATTTTCGGACCGGTCGTTACCGTAATAAAGTTCAAAGACGAAGAAGAAGTCATCCAACTAGCAAACGACTCTGAATACGGATTAGGCGGAGCTGTATGGTCAAAAAATATCCATAAAGCAATGCGTGTGGCTACAAAAGTCGAGACCGGTCGGATGTGGGTAAATACGTATAATCAACTACCAGCCGGTGCTCCATTCGGTGGATACAAAAAATCCGGAATAGGCCGTGAAACGTACAAGAGTATTTTGGATGCGTATACACAAACGAAAAATATTTTCATTAACTTGAATGAAGAACCCCTCGGTTTTTATAAATAAACCCCTTCCGTCAGATTGATTGCACAATGATTTTTAAGGCCCAGGAATGTTATCAAACGAACATTCTTGGGGCTTTTATTTAAACAAATCACTATTGTAAGGGAAGTGACAATTTTTCATGATAAAACCGGTGCTTATACAAAAGGTTAGAGATAAAAACGTAATTTTCAAAATTTTAGTCACTTATTTGCCAAGAAATTAGCAGGAAAATTCCATATAATATAATTATAGGAAAATTATGTTCAATTCTTCCCGCGACGAATCGACAGGCTGAAAAATTCCACTAAATCCTTTACGGAAAGGAGAATGGGTATGAGAATCGGAATCCCCAAAGAACGGGTCGAAGGAGAAACCCGGGTTGCTGCAACGCCGAAATCCGTTAGCAGACTAAAAAAACTCGGCTTTGATGTAGTCATTGAGTCGGGTGCGGGAAAGGAGGCAAGTTTTACTGACGATCAATATGTAGTAGCTGGAGCAGAAGTCATGCAAACCGAAGAAGTGTATGCATGCGAAATCATTTATAAAGTGAATCCACCATTGGACGAAGAGATTCCGAAACTAAAAGAAGGATCCACACTCGTAAGTTTTTTCTATCCTGCTCAAAACAAAGAACTCGTCGATCAACTCGCCAAAAAACATATCAATGTACTTGCAATGGATATGGTTCCACGGATTTCCCGTGCCCAATCGATGGATGCACTATCCTCTATGGCGAATATTGGCGGATACCGGGCCGTTACAGAAGCCTTGCATGAATTCGGTCGGTTTTTAAATGGACAAATTACCGCCGCCGGGAAAGTACCACCGGCGAAAGTGCTTGTGATCGGTGCAGGGGTAGCCGGATTAGCCGCCATTGGTATGAGTAAGTCCTTAGGTGCGATTGTCCGTGCCTTTGATACCCGCCTGGAAGTAGCAGAACAAATCGAATCAATGGGTGGTGAATTTTTAAAATTAGATTTTGACGGTGAAGAAGATGCATCCACTTCTACTGGATATGCAAAGGTGATGTCGAAGGAATTTCTCGAAGCAGAGAAAAAACTATTTTTTGAACAAGCGAAGGAAGTCGACATCATTATTACAACGGCGCTCGTTCAAGGGAAAAAGGCACCAACATTAATTACAAAGGAAATGGTCGACAGTATGAAACCTGGCTCAATTGTTGTCGACATGGCTGCCTCCGCTGGCGGTAACTGTGAATATACCGTTCCAGGCAAAAAAGTCGTGACAGAAGGCGGCGTGAAAGTTTTAGGCTATACAGATTTACCTGGGCGATTACCTGCACAATCATCGGAAATGTATGCGACGAATCTCGTCAATTTAACAAAATTGCTTTGTAAAGAAAAAGATGGAAATATCGATATCGATTTTGAAGATGTTATTTTACGTAACATGTGTGTAATAAAGGAAGGAAAAATCACTTATCCACCGCCTGCCATTAGCGTATCTGTCAAAACGGAACAAAAAGAGGAGAAAAAGGAAGAACCGACCGTATCACCGGCGAAAACGAAAAAAAATCCAACGACATCCAAACTATTATTTGGCGGTTTAGCGATTTTCTTCTTCCTTTGGTTAGGCCATATTTCACCGCCTGAGTTTTTAAATCACTTAACGGTATTTGCCCTAGCCATTGTTGCTGGTTATTACGTCGTCTGGAACGTTACCCATGCTCTACACACTCCATTGATGTCTGTGACGAATGCAATCTCCGGCATCATTATCGTCGGTGCATTATTACAAATGAATAGTTCGATCACTATCGTTCAAATTATCTCTTTCCTTGGAATTTTAATTGCTTCCATTAACATTTTTGGTGGCTTTACGGTTACGAAAAGAATGTTAAAGATGTTTATGAAAAGCGAGGAGGTGTAGAGGATGGTCAGTGCAGCGTATATTATCGCAGGTTTACTTTTTATTATGAGTCTCGCCGGTCTATCAAAACAAGAAACGGCAAAAGGCGGAAATTATTTTGGCATGGTTGGGATGACCATTGCTTTAGTTGCGACAATCATAAGTATTGAACATGATACGGAAAGCATTACCTATATAATCGTAGCGGTCTTAATCGGAGCGTTTGTTGGTATTTTGTTAGCTAGAAAAGTAGACATGACCGAAATGCCTGAATTAATTGCTGCCTTGCATAGTTTTGTCGGATTGGCCGCTGTATTTGTCGGATATAACAGCTTTATTGCTTTGCTTTCAGACACCTCTTTTTCTGGTACGATGTTAACGATTCATTTAGTCGAAATTTATCTCGGTATATTCATCGGCGCCATTACCTTTACCGGTTCGATCGTCGCTTTTGGAAAATTGCATGGAAAAATCCGCTCCAATCCTTTGATTTTACCTTTTAAAGATGCACTAAATGTCTTGCTTTTAATCGTTTCGCTCATATTGATGTATTTCTTTGTTGTGGGAGAAGGTACACAATCCGGGTATATTTACCTCGCAATAATGACCGCCATCGCCTTATTTTTAGGTTGGCATATGGTCATGGCGATTGGTGGTGCGGATATGCCGGTTGTTATTTCCTTCCTAAATTCCTTATCCGGTTGGGCGGCCGCTGCATCGGGATTTATGTTGTCCAATGATCTATTAATCATTACCGGTGCGCTCGTCGGTTCCTCAGGTGCGATTTTGTCCTATATTATGTGTCAAGGAATGAATCGGAACTTTTTCTCAGTCATCACCGGTGGCTTTGGTAATGAAGGAGCAAGTGGATCGACGGAAGAAATGGGTGAGTACCAACAAATCAGCCCAGAAGACGTGGCGGAAATGTTAAAACAATCGAGTTCTGTTATTATTACACCGGGATACGGAATGGCGGTTGCCCAAGCCCAATATCCGATTGCAGAAATAACGAAAAAGCTACGGGATAACGGAATTACTGTTCGTTTTGGGATTCATCCGGTTGCAGGACGGCTTCCGGGACATATGAATGTATTACTCGCAGAAGCAAAAGTACCTTATGATATTGTTTTGGATATGGAAGAGATTAATGATGATTTTCCGGAAACTGATACAGTTCTTGTCATCGGCGCAAATGACACCGTAAACCCGGCAGCCATTGAAAATCCAACCGGCCCCATCGGTGGAATGCCTGTTTTGGAAGTTTGGAAAGCAAAAAACGTTATCATTATGAAACGTTCGATGAGTACCGGATATGCGGGCGTCCAAAATCCGTTATTCTTTAAAGAAAATTCTTACATGTGCTTCGGGGATGCAAAGGAAACATCTGAGGCGATTTTGAATGGACTTTAAGAATTGAAAATAAAAATCGACTGCCGACAAGGGAGCAATTTGCTTTATCGGCAGTCTTTTTCATTTGATTAAACGGCCTTACATCATCCTTACATATGTAGATTGAAAACCATTTTCCGCTCTACTAACCGAATGGCACATATAAAAATTTACAACCTACTAGTCTCATATAAAACTCGAGGACGAACCGATCTTTGTTCCTCCTGTAATTTTCATTGTATCCAACTACATTCAGATAAAACTTTCTCTTTCCATTTGGATTGGATTTCAAACTTTACGCTTCTTTATGTCCCACTAACTTCAGATAAATTTGAAGAGGACTGTATGATCTCCTTATTTTTTGTTCTATCTAATGTCTAATAAGATGTATATAATCAGTATTCAACATTCTCCACCATTTTCCTTTATTTTTTAATTCTTTTTTCCCGTCATATTAATATGAATGAATCCACTTTATTCGAAATTTCCTATTTTTAATTTTCGTTTTAATGATGATTCCCAATCAAATCATATCTTCATCAAAATTCACCTTAAAAATACCGCCAACAATATGGCGGTTAACAAGTTTTTTTCACGATTCATGTCCTCTTTCAATTCAAAGTAATCAATAATAATCTTAATCCTTTCTTCTCATTTAAGATGAGGATCTTCCTTGCGATCCATTTTTATGTTTTTGGCTAAACTCCAGTCTCTCTTGAACAGATCTTGGAAGGGGGATTGAATCATAAAACCGTTTTAAAAACATAGCTAATAGGAACGCAAAGACCGCTAAAATTGCGTTTCCTTTGATGAATGAAAAAATTAGTAGTGACATTGCAATAAGGACAAGAAAGTACCAGAACCATTTATTCATGTTATTCATTCCTCCAAGTTGCAAGATTTGTAACACTAATTTTAATCTTATTGTTTGATCTTGGAGAAAATCTTTTATAATAGGAACTCTTTTTACATCTTCCAGTTATTCTCATCTTTTTTATGTCTTCTGTTTATCTAAATCACTTGATTCTTTTATAAATAAAGGTTAAACTACGTTTGGAAAATTATATTTTATCTTTCTTCTGCCTCCAATTGTTTTGTTCGCTCTTTCATCCCTTTAATATACCATGCAAATAATCCTAACCAGAGAACTGCTAATATAATTCCGATAAATTCACCATTAATAATATTTGCTGCATGGGCGAATATATAACGGAACGAAGGATATTCGATAGTACTCCAGGAAATCATTTGTCCTGCAGAAAGCTCTAAAGCTTTTGTATCGAGTGCTAACTGTGTAATCGTTGGTGTAAATTCAGTTGCCATATAAAGGAATAACGGTGTTCCTAATGTCCCTAGTATAATCATTCGAAGTAGATTTCCGCCAGTTACAAGTAGTGCAGGAACAGCAATTGACAAATTAATAATCCCAGCAAAAGGCAAAATATTGTTTTCAGGTAAGATCACCGCTAATACTAATGTAATCGGTACTAAAAGAATCGTCGTTACCCAGACTTCATTACAACCTGCAAGAATGGGCCAATCTAATCCAATAAAGAATTTCCTTCCTTTGAATCGTTTTTTCATAAAATCGCTCGTTGCATCAGAAAGTGGTGCCAAAGCTTGCATGAAAAGTTTCGCTACCATTGGGAATAATGTTAAAGCCGTTGCACCTTGAACGCCGAGAATCAATGTTTCCTGTACGGAATATCTTGCAAAAATCCCAAGTAATACCGCGATAATAAATCCCATCACATGATTTTCCGCAAAAACCCCAATCTTTTCTTTTAACCAATTAGCATTAATTTGTTTGTTCAACCCAGGAATATAATCCATCAATCGATTTAATGGATAGAGAATGACCGCAATGATGTTCATGCTATGTGTTGTCGTAACCCCAGGAATATTTGTCAATTTTTCGATTTGTTTCTGGTTGACAT
Coding sequences within:
- a CDS encoding GGDEF domain-containing protein, giving the protein MFEDLFINGMIIIAFLAIENQFFLKDNVVSPHSSLASKIIFGIMNGALGSVLVVYSLTIAPNVLFDFRHVPVILSALFGGMIPTVISSVFIGLFRLFYVGVSTSSLVGLIAIVISGGVFPLIVHRSKTLWKKWMNTALFSNGMIGISYLFLIENPVYFLKIISVWWIGNLLISYVLYKYTDYMITSNELLRRYKRESAKDFLTGLNNVRKFDEMMSQYSAESVANKKPFTLLFIDIDHFKKINDQYGHGEGDIVLQEMGKILQSECSNQGVVSRNGGEEFSVMVPDCSSKQALVIGEKIRKAVENYRFVLSDGRIATFPETTNQIFHLKEEADRALYEAKEQGRNQVVLYRNK
- a CDS encoding MmcQ/YjbR family DNA-binding protein, whose amino-acid sequence is MENHEYVQYCLTKKGAYIDYPFGPKPMVIKVMSKMFALISTDEEVLKISLKCDPDIANDLRNQYESVVPGYHLNKQHWNTVIIDDSIPTSEIQWMIDLSYTLVVKGLKKQEKTELESL
- a CDS encoding ABC transporter ATP-binding protein, producing MIELKQVTKRYRSKKALDEVSVTLTPGKIYGLVGENGSGKSTMLKLIAGIIYPTQGEVVVDGKRVDRRVSSIVSYLSELDEYYPFFNVEQTIAFYHSQFSDFDLEKANEMLTFMKLDRKAKVKELSKGNRGRLKIVLSLSRNAPIIIMDEPLSGLDPMVRNSIVKGLISFIDIDKQLVLITTHEIQDIEIILDEVIAIKDGKIIGRKVVEDLREQENVGIVDWLTSIYE
- a CDS encoding GntR family transcriptional regulator codes for the protein MNYTFHSQEPIYLQLAEMIKKKIIRRELEPGDKLPSVRDMAVTAGVNPNTVQRTYRELEGTKIVESKRGQGTFVTENEEILQSVREEMKEKEVSRFVYSMREMGYSNIEIKAGLEAYLAERGGINHD
- a CDS encoding aldehyde dehydrogenase family protein, with product MNVDVQNVQARMESNYKLYIDGQWVEGTSGKTITSYNPGNGEKLAQFVDASNEDVDRAVAAATKALETWRNTSVVERSTILLKIADLIDENTDFLASVETLDNGKPIRETSKIDVPLAADHFRYFAGVIRSEEGTAKQLDEHTLTINLKEPIGVVGQIIPWNFPFLMAAWKLAPALAAGDTVVIKPSSETSLSLLEFAKLLDQVLPPGVVNVITGRGRGCGDYMLHHPGFSKLAFTGSTEVGYNVAKAAADHLIPATLELGGKSADIVFDDANLEMAVEGATFGILFNQGQVCCAGSRIFVQETIYEQFIAALKKQFEDVKVGLPWKEEVQMGAIVSERQLKKVLSYVDIAKEEGAEILTGGYRLTENDLDQGYFMAPTIIAEANNHMRCAREEIFGPVVTVIKFKDEEEVIQLANDSEYGLGGAVWSKNIHKAMRVATKVETGRMWVNTYNQLPAGAPFGGYKKSGIGRETYKSILDAYTQTKNIFINLNEEPLGFYK
- a CDS encoding Re/Si-specific NAD(P)(+) transhydrogenase subunit alpha; amino-acid sequence: MRIGIPKERVEGETRVAATPKSVSRLKKLGFDVVIESGAGKEASFTDDQYVVAGAEVMQTEEVYACEIIYKVNPPLDEEIPKLKEGSTLVSFFYPAQNKELVDQLAKKHINVLAMDMVPRISRAQSMDALSSMANIGGYRAVTEALHEFGRFLNGQITAAGKVPPAKVLVIGAGVAGLAAIGMSKSLGAIVRAFDTRLEVAEQIESMGGEFLKLDFDGEEDASTSTGYAKVMSKEFLEAEKKLFFEQAKEVDIIITTALVQGKKAPTLITKEMVDSMKPGSIVVDMAASAGGNCEYTVPGKKVVTEGGVKVLGYTDLPGRLPAQSSEMYATNLVNLTKLLCKEKDGNIDIDFEDVILRNMCVIKEGKITYPPPAISVSVKTEQKEEKKEEPTVSPAKTKKNPTTSKLLFGGLAIFFFLWLGHISPPEFLNHLTVFALAIVAGYYVVWNVTHALHTPLMSVTNAISGIIIVGALLQMNSSITIVQIISFLGILIASINIFGGFTVTKRMLKMFMKSEEV
- the pntB gene encoding Re/Si-specific NAD(P)(+) transhydrogenase subunit beta, whose amino-acid sequence is MVSAAYIIAGLLFIMSLAGLSKQETAKGGNYFGMVGMTIALVATIISIEHDTESITYIIVAVLIGAFVGILLARKVDMTEMPELIAALHSFVGLAAVFVGYNSFIALLSDTSFSGTMLTIHLVEIYLGIFIGAITFTGSIVAFGKLHGKIRSNPLILPFKDALNVLLLIVSLILMYFFVVGEGTQSGYIYLAIMTAIALFLGWHMVMAIGGADMPVVISFLNSLSGWAAAASGFMLSNDLLIITGALVGSSGAILSYIMCQGMNRNFFSVITGGFGNEGASGSTEEMGEYQQISPEDVAEMLKQSSSVIITPGYGMAVAQAQYPIAEITKKLRDNGITVRFGIHPVAGRLPGHMNVLLAEAKVPYDIVLDMEEINDDFPETDTVLVIGANDTVNPAAIENPTGPIGGMPVLEVWKAKNVIIMKRSMSTGYAGVQNPLFFKENSYMCFGDAKETSEAILNGL
- a CDS encoding PTS galactitol transporter subunit IIC; the protein is MDAIQSIFQYILDMGASVFVPLILLIMGLIVRMKFKDAFVSALTLGVAFVGMNLVVGFMMDSIGPAAQQFVENTGIQLNAIDGGWTSMATLAWAWPLAFLMFPFQIGVNLLMLFTKQTNTLNVDLWNVWGKIFTAVLVIGVTGSTTAAFTVAVIQMFIELKVADVNQKQIEKLTNIPGVTTTHSMNIIAVILYPLNRLMDYIPGLNKQINANWLKEKIGVFAENHVMGFIIAVLLGIFARYSVQETLILGVQGATALTLFPMVAKLFMQALAPLSDATSDFMKKRFKGRKFFIGLDWPILAGCNEVWVTTILLVPITLVLAVILPENNILPFAGIINLSIAVPALLVTGGNLLRMIILGTLGTPLFLYMATEFTPTITQLALDTKALELSAGQMISWSTIEYPSFRYIFAHAANIINGEFIGIILAVLWLGLFAWYIKGMKERTKQLEAEER